The nucleotide sequence GACGGTCAGCCCGATGCCGGCCAGCACCGGCTCGGCCACCATACGGTGGATGCCCTCCACCACAAACGACATGCCAAGGCCGAGCATGATGCCGCGCACCACGGGCTTGGTGGCGAGCTTGGCCACGTAGTCGATGGTGCCGGTGAGGCCAATGATGAGCCAGAACAGTCCGGTGGTCAGGCCGGAACCGAAAAGCGCCGCCGGGCTGATGCCGCCGGCCACGGCGGCCGCGCCGATGGCCTTCATGGGCTGGATGGGAATGGGGGTCTTGTAGAACAGCCCGGCCGCGATCTTCCAGGCGCCGAACATGAAGAGCAGGCCCAGGGGATCGATCCCGAGGATGGTGATATAGGCCACGACAAAGGGAATGAGTGTGCCAATGTCGCCAAACGCGCCGGCCCATTCCATGTGATCGTAGCGGTTGCGGGTTTTTTCGCCGGCCGCCTGGCCGGGGGCCGTTTCCAGAACCTCTTGTGCCTGCGCGCCGTCGTTCATGGTGGTGCCGCCTTGTTGCACGGTGTGGAGGCAAGCCCGCCGGGCCGATCCGGTCCGGGCCGGTATCCTATCTTCTATGACACGGATTTTAGAAAATACGTGTTACCAAGGCAAGATAAAAAAGTCCCACAGGCCTCCTCAGCGACCGGAGTGCTGACGCAAGTCTTTGAGATAAATGATTTGTTCTTCGATTTGTTGCGCAAAGAAATGTTCAACGCAGGACAGGAAACCCGTGACGCAGCCCAGTCGTAGGGAATAATAAACGCTGGTTCCCCGGCGTTCGTCGGCCACGATGCCGGCTTCTTTGAGGATGCTTAAATGCTTGGAGACCGTGGAGACGTCCGAGCCGACAAGATCGCGCAACTCGCACACGCAAAGCGCGCCCCGGCCCAGAGCTTCGACCATGAGCAGGCGGCTGGGATGTCCCAGGGCTTTGAAGACCTTGGCCCGTCGGGCCACATCGGCAGGCGGTTTGGTCATGGGGCTCCTAAAACTCTCGGCTCTCGTCATAGGTACGGACCTGCCGCCAGGATACCGGGGCAGGCGTTGGCCAGAAAACCATAAGGCAGGGACAACGTGGACTGAAAACCACTCAGGGGGTTGGAAATAACCTGCAATGGCGGAAGCGTATAGGAGTCGAACCTACCTGCGACCTCGCGACCGCACACCGGATTTGAAGTCCGGGCGCCACACCGGTGACGAAACGCTTCCACGTGAGCCAGGATCTGTACCACCTTTTAGCCCTGGTTTCAATCCTTGCCCGGGATTGCTCCCGCGTGGCAGCGGCGTCACGACGGTTGTGGTCGGGCCGGGCGTTGTGGCAAAAGAAGGGTTCGCGCCCGCCGGATTTCTTCCGGGCGCTGGAGCAACCCCATGAGCGCAACGATCCCGTCCGAAGTCACCTTGCTTGAACGCCGCCGCATTGAGGCGGCCATGCTGGCCGACGTCTACGCCGTCCTGGTCGAACGTATGGGCCGCGCCGCCGCCCTGGCTGTCATCGAGGACACGGTGGCTCGGGCCGCCAGGGCCGCCGGCCAAGCCTTCGCCGCCCAGGCCCCGGGCGGGCCGAACCTTGCGCATTTCGCCACGGTTTCGGCCATTTGGCAACGCGGCGGGGCGCTTGAGATTGTCAACGAACAGCGCGACCCCGGCCGCGTGTCCTTCGACGTCGCACGCTGCCGCTACGCCGAAAGCTACCGGGAAATGGGCCTGCCCGAGGAATTGGCCGTACGCGTGTCGTGTCTGCGCGACGCCGCCTTTGCCGCCGGCTACAGCCCCTGTCTGACCCTGGATCGCCCGGCCACCATCGCCTCGGGCGCGGAAAAATGTCCTTTCACCTTCACCTGGAATGACGCATGAGCATACGCCGCACCACCGTCAAGGCCGCCCTGGAAAGCCCGTCCCCCTGCCCCGAAATCCGCGTCATGGGTTGGGTGCGCACCCGCCGCGACGCCAAGGGCTTTTCCTTTCTCGAATTAAACGACGGCTCCTGCCTGGGTAATCTGCAGGTCATCATCGACGACACGGCCGAGGGCGCGGATCTGGTCAAAGCGCTTGGCGTCGGCGCGTCGGTGGCCGTCACGGGCGAACTGGTGGCCTCACCGGGCAAGGGCCAGCGCTACGAGGTCCGGGCTGCTTCGGTCTCGCTTCTAGGAGCCGCTGACCCGGAAACCTATCCGCTCCAGAAAAAACGCCATTCCGACGAATTTTTGCGCACCATCGCCCATCTGCGCCCGCGCACCAACAAGTACGGCGCGATGCTGCGCATCCGTGCGGCCCTGGCCCACGGTATCCACGACTATTTCGCCAAGGAAGGCTTCGCCCTGGTCCACACCCCGGTCATCACCGGCTCGGACTGCGAAGGCGCCGGCGAGATGTTTCGGGTGACCACCCTGGGGCCCGAGGCCGCCGCGCTGCCGGTGGCCGAGCGCCTGAGCCAGGATTTTTTCGGCAAGGAAGCCATGCTCACCGTCTCGGGGCAGCTCTCGGCCGAACCCCTGGCCTGCGCCCTGGGCCGGGTCTACACCTTTGGGCCGACCTTTCGGGCCGAGCATTCCGACACCTCGCGCCATGCCGCCGAGTTTTGGATGCTCGAACCGGAGATGGCCTTCGCCGATCTTGAAGACAACATGAACCTGGCCGAATCCCTGGTCACTCATCTGGTGCGGCTGGTGCTGGCCGAATGCGCCGAGGACTTCGGGCTTTTCGCCAAGTTCGTGGACCCGACCCTGCCCGCCACCCTGGAGAATCTGCTGGCTGAGCCCTTTGTGCGCCTGCCGTACGTCGAGGCCGTGGACATTCTCACGTCGTGCAAAAAGGCTTTCCAATATCCGGTGGCCTTCGGGGCCGACCTGCAAAGCGAACACGAGCGCTATCTGGCCGAGGAGCACTTCAAGCGCCCGGTCATCGTGTATGACTATCCCAAGGACATCAAAGCTTTTTACATGCGCCAAAACGACGACGGCAAGACCGTCGGGGCCATGGACGTGCTCGTGCCGGGCATCGGCGAACTGGTTGGCGGCAGCGCCCGCGAGGAACGTCTGGACCGGCTGGAAGCCCGCATCGCGGAATTGGGCCTACCCCTTGAGGCCTATTGGTGGTACCTCGACACCCGGCGCTTCGGCACGGTGCCCCACGCCGGCTTCGGTCTCGGGTTCGAACGGTTGGTCATGCTTGTCACCGGCGTCACCAACATCCGCGACGTCATGGCTTTCCCGCGCACCTGGCGGCATCTGGAGTTCTAGGTCCGCGTTCTTGATCAAAGAAGCGGTGAGGCGCTTTTCACTGGCGGACGATCATGGTTTGTCTGGTTGCGCCAGCCTTTTTAATGGCTCACGGCGGCCGGCCGACGCGTCTCCCGGCAGACGCGGGACGTGATGGCGAGGAGCAAGACGCAAAAGCTTCCCAGTGCGAATGACCTC is from Solidesulfovibrio magneticus RS-1 and encodes:
- a CDS encoding L-2-amino-thiazoline-4-carboxylic acid hydrolase; the protein is MSATIPSEVTLLERRRIEAAMLADVYAVLVERMGRAAALAVIEDTVARAARAAGQAFAAQAPGGPNLAHFATVSAIWQRGGALEIVNEQRDPGRVSFDVARCRYAESYREMGLPEELAVRVSCLRDAAFAAGYSPCLTLDRPATIASGAEKCPFTFTWNDA
- the asnS gene encoding asparagine--tRNA ligase, with product MRRTTVKAALESPSPCPEIRVMGWVRTRRDAKGFSFLELNDGSCLGNLQVIIDDTAEGADLVKALGVGASVAVTGELVASPGKGQRYEVRAASVSLLGAADPETYPLQKKRHSDEFLRTIAHLRPRTNKYGAMLRIRAALAHGIHDYFAKEGFALVHTPVITGSDCEGAGEMFRVTTLGPEAAALPVAERLSQDFFGKEAMLTVSGQLSAEPLACALGRVYTFGPTFRAEHSDTSRHAAEFWMLEPEMAFADLEDNMNLAESLVTHLVRLVLAECAEDFGLFAKFVDPTLPATLENLLAEPFVRLPYVEAVDILTSCKKAFQYPVAFGADLQSEHERYLAEEHFKRPVIVYDYPKDIKAFYMRQNDDGKTVGAMDVLVPGIGELVGGSAREERLDRLEARIAELGLPLEAYWWYLDTRRFGTVPHAGFGLGFERLVMLVTGVTNIRDVMAFPRTWRHLEF
- a CDS encoding ArsR/SmtB family transcription factor; protein product: MTKPPADVARRAKVFKALGHPSRLLMVEALGRGALCVCELRDLVGSDVSTVSKHLSILKEAGIVADERRGTSVYYSLRLGCVTGFLSCVEHFFAQQIEEQIIYLKDLRQHSGR